The Chloroflexota bacterium genome has a window encoding:
- a CDS encoding endonuclease III: MDPAKAWARSLARRRPGLVPYVLEALTTFHGLPTWQRRLDPTSELVLTILTQNSADINAERAYERLREAYPTGGAAVATELGGGWGGTGLRPGVTPDWPAVEAAPLPELVDVIRPGGLAPQKAPRIQAALRRIREERGDHALEFLGEMTPLDARAWLTAIDGVGPKTASIVLLFGFGMPLMPVDRHVERVSKRIGLIPPKATADQAHELYLALLGPAEPYAAHVLLIRHGRLVCHARNPECGRCPVAPRCRHVDRRAP; the protein is encoded by the coding sequence ATGGACCCGGCGAAGGCGTGGGCACGGAGTCTCGCCCGGCGTCGGCCCGGCCTCGTCCCGTACGTCCTCGAGGCGCTCACCACGTTCCACGGTCTCCCGACCTGGCAGCGGCGCCTCGATCCGACGAGCGAGCTCGTCCTCACGATCCTCACCCAGAACAGCGCCGACATCAACGCCGAGCGAGCCTACGAACGGCTCCGCGAGGCGTACCCGACGGGCGGAGCTGCCGTCGCGACGGAGCTCGGCGGCGGCTGGGGCGGCACGGGCCTGCGGCCGGGCGTCACTCCCGACTGGCCGGCGGTCGAAGCCGCGCCGCTCCCCGAGTTGGTCGACGTCATCCGGCCTGGCGGCCTCGCGCCGCAGAAGGCGCCCCGGATCCAGGCCGCCCTCCGCCGGATCCGCGAGGAGCGCGGCGACCATGCCCTCGAGTTCCTCGGCGAGATGACGCCGCTCGACGCCCGCGCCTGGCTCACCGCGATCGACGGAGTCGGCCCGAAGACCGCCTCGATCGTCCTCCTCTTCGGCTTCGGGATGCCGCTCATGCCCGTCGACCGGCACGTCGAGCGGGTCTCGAAGCGGATCGGCCTCATCCCACCGAAGGCGACCGCGGACCAGGCGCACGAGCTCTACCTCGCCCTCCTCGGACCGGCCGAGCCATATGCGGCGCACGTCCTCCTCATCCGGCACGGTAGGCTCGTCTGCCACGCTCGCAATCCCGAGTGCGGTCGCTGCCCGGTCGCACCCCGCTGCCGCCATGTCGATCGACGGGCACCATGA
- a CDS encoding glycerate kinase — protein MTTATITGDRTVLIAPDSFKGTLTSVEVATALATGWRSVRPDDRVLLSPLADGGEGTLEAIAATGAWAWRETTAPDPLGRPVRARWLTTADRDGGRAVIELAEASGLSRVAAGERDPFVATTAGTGLVLRAVLDAGIRDIVLGIGGSATTDGGAGILRALGARVSPNLDSVDLADLDPRLAGVRLRIACDVTNPLLGERGAAATYGPQKGASPADVRALDARLAGFADALERATGRRERDTPGAGAAGGTGFGMLCLRDRFASLELVPGVDLVMEATDFAARLASADIVITGEGRIDAQTAFGKTAFGVARRARQAGIRCIAVGGGVEAAGVEALEPLGVSVVAVHDGPIALEEAIALAAAPLIACGERLARLERTPRTIDYPIGLSHHRDVTTTVNVHEAKTHLSRLLAAVERGERVVIARAGKPVATLEPIEGTLGRRVPGNDRIVIHPDFDDPLPELDPDYMHPDDPLRDWHA, from the coding sequence GTGACGACGGCGACGATCACCGGCGACCGCACCGTCCTCATCGCGCCGGACTCGTTCAAGGGGACCCTCACCTCCGTCGAGGTCGCGACGGCGCTCGCGACCGGATGGCGGAGCGTCCGACCGGACGATCGCGTCCTGCTCTCACCGCTCGCGGACGGCGGCGAGGGCACGCTCGAGGCGATCGCCGCGACGGGGGCATGGGCGTGGCGGGAAACCACGGCGCCGGACCCGCTCGGCCGCCCGGTGCGGGCTCGGTGGCTCACCACTGCCGACCGTGACGGCGGTCGCGCCGTCATCGAGCTGGCGGAGGCCTCCGGGCTCTCGCGGGTCGCAGCCGGCGAGCGCGACCCGTTCGTCGCGACCACCGCGGGGACCGGGCTTGTGCTGCGCGCCGTGCTCGACGCGGGGATCCGCGACATCGTCCTCGGCATCGGCGGCAGCGCCACCACGGACGGTGGGGCCGGGATCCTCCGCGCTCTCGGAGCGAGGGTGTCGCCGAACCTCGATTCGGTCGATCTCGCGGACCTCGATCCGCGGCTCGCCGGGGTCCGTCTGCGGATCGCCTGCGACGTGACCAATCCGCTCCTCGGCGAGCGGGGCGCGGCCGCGACGTACGGGCCCCAGAAGGGAGCCTCGCCGGCGGACGTCCGGGCGCTCGACGCGCGGCTCGCCGGATTCGCCGACGCGCTCGAACGTGCGACGGGCCGTCGCGAGCGCGACACCCCCGGGGCCGGCGCCGCCGGGGGGACGGGCTTCGGCATGCTCTGCCTGCGGGATCGATTCGCCTCGCTCGAGCTCGTTCCCGGTGTCGATCTCGTCATGGAGGCGACGGACTTCGCCGCCCGGCTCGCCAGCGCCGACATCGTCATCACCGGCGAGGGTCGGATCGACGCGCAGACGGCGTTCGGCAAGACCGCCTTCGGTGTCGCTCGCCGAGCGCGGCAGGCCGGCATCCGCTGCATCGCCGTCGGCGGCGGCGTGGAGGCCGCGGGGGTCGAGGCCCTCGAGCCACTCGGCGTCTCGGTCGTCGCGGTCCACGATGGGCCGATCGCGCTCGAGGAGGCGATCGCGCTCGCGGCAGCACCCCTCATCGCCTGCGGCGAGCGGCTCGCCCGCCTCGAGCGGACACCGCGGACTATTGACTACCCGATCGGACTAAGTCACCATCGCGACGTGACGACCACCGTCAACGTCCACGAGGCCAAGACCCACCTCTCGCGGCTTCTTGCGGCCGTCGAGCGGGGTGAACGAGTCGTCATCGCCCGCGCCGGCAAACCGGTTGCGACGCTCGAGCCGATCGAGGGTACGTTGGGACGCCGCGTGCCAGGCAACGATCGGATCGTGATTCACCCGGACTTCGACGATCCGCTGCCAGAGCTGGACCCCGACTACATGCACCCGGACGATCCTCTTCGAGACTGGCACGCGTGA
- a CDS encoding type II toxin-antitoxin system VapC family toxin gives MRVLLDTHVLLWWASGGGASLSTTARELIADPSTEALVSAASAYEIAIKSGAGRLDLPDDSTSYVEDLVRRHRFGPIAIDLRHALQAGALPRIHRDPFDRILVAQAQIERVPIVTADPVISRYDVETIW, from the coding sequence GTGAGAGTTCTCCTCGATACACACGTGCTCCTGTGGTGGGCCTCGGGCGGTGGAGCGAGCCTTTCCACCACCGCTCGCGAGCTCATCGCGGACCCGTCAACGGAGGCACTCGTAAGCGCCGCTTCAGCCTACGAGATCGCGATCAAGTCGGGCGCAGGCCGGCTCGACCTCCCCGACGATTCCACGTCCTATGTCGAAGACCTGGTGCGTCGGCATCGCTTTGGTCCGATCGCGATCGATCTCCGGCATGCCCTGCAAGCCGGAGCGCTCCCCCGGATCCACCGCGACCCGTTCGATCGGATCCTCGTCGCCCAGGCGCAGATCGAGCGTGTGCCGATCGTCACGGCTGACCCGGTGATCTCGCGCTACGACGTCGAAACGATCTGGTGA
- the galE gene encoding UDP-glucose 4-epimerase GalE, which produces MRVLVTGGAGYVGSVSVEALVAAGHSVVVLDDCSTGHAGAIPPGIVHLRQDYTDEAAMTAALREHDIDTILHCAARSLVGESMRDPARYYRQNVAGGIALLDAARAANVRRFVFSSTAAVYGIPLTTPIDEDAPLRPINPYGETKRTFEGALDWYSRAYGLRAVSLRYFNVAGATEANGEDHDPETHLIPAILRAAETSGELTMYGDDYPTPDGTPIRDYIDVRDLAAAHLLALEATADAPSAAVTPGLLACNLGVGDGFSVRQVIAATERVVGRSIPVRVGPRREGDPPVLVARADRARDTLGWRPRHDSLEEMIGSAWAWRRRHPDGYGDRTGGR; this is translated from the coding sequence GCTCGTCGCCGCCGGTCACTCGGTGGTCGTCCTCGACGACTGCTCGACGGGACACGCCGGCGCGATTCCCCCGGGCATCGTCCACCTCCGCCAGGATTACACGGATGAGGCCGCGATGACGGCCGCGCTCCGCGAGCACGACATCGACACGATCCTCCACTGCGCGGCTCGCTCCCTCGTCGGCGAATCGATGCGCGATCCGGCCCGCTACTACCGCCAGAACGTCGCCGGCGGCATCGCCCTCCTCGACGCGGCTCGGGCCGCGAACGTCCGCCGCTTCGTCTTCAGCTCGACCGCAGCCGTCTACGGCATCCCGCTGACGACGCCGATCGACGAGGACGCACCGCTCCGGCCGATCAACCCGTACGGTGAGACGAAGCGCACGTTCGAAGGCGCGCTCGACTGGTACAGCCGCGCGTACGGCCTCCGAGCCGTCAGCCTCCGCTACTTCAACGTCGCTGGGGCGACCGAGGCGAACGGCGAGGACCACGACCCCGAGACGCACCTCATCCCGGCGATCCTCCGGGCGGCGGAAACATCCGGCGAGTTGACGATGTACGGGGATGACTACCCGACGCCGGACGGGACGCCCATCCGCGACTACATCGATGTCCGGGATCTCGCCGCTGCGCACCTCCTCGCGCTCGAGGCGACCGCCGACGCGCCGAGCGCGGCCGTGACGCCCGGCCTCCTGGCCTGCAACCTCGGTGTCGGTGACGGCTTCAGTGTCCGCCAGGTGATCGCCGCGACGGAGCGGGTCGTCGGCCGATCCATCCCGGTCAGGGTCGGCCCGCGGCGGGAGGGTGATCCGCCGGTCCTCGTCGCACGAGCGGATCGAGCGCGGGACACCCTCGGCTGGCGACCGCGTCACGACTCGCTCGAGGAGATGATCGGCTCCGCGTGGGCCTGGCGCCGCCGACACCCGGACGGCTACGGCGATCGAACGGGTGGTCGGTGA
- a CDS encoding response regulator transcription factor, protein MLSPGASGARGAVQPPRILIVDDDANLRALLAEQLRDDGFDVATARDGAEALKRLESGWPDLLVVDMMMPRMDGLSLAREVKGRADLPIIVLSAIDAGDSKADLLDEVAEDYVTKPYHYPELRARINRVLRRLGDRVPRGRLVLGPDLALELHRREAVVRGTTVALTPTESRLLYALAANLGRTVATETLLARGWAETEDADPSYVWVTMRRLRQKIEADANRPRHLITVRGVGYRLMTGDDAETDAR, encoded by the coding sequence ATGCTGAGCCCGGGAGCGTCCGGTGCGCGCGGGGCGGTCCAACCGCCGCGGATCCTCATCGTCGACGACGATGCCAATCTTCGCGCCCTTCTTGCCGAGCAGCTCCGCGACGACGGCTTCGACGTCGCCACCGCCCGTGACGGCGCGGAGGCACTCAAGCGGCTCGAGTCGGGCTGGCCGGACCTTCTCGTGGTCGACATGATGATGCCGCGGATGGACGGCCTCTCCCTCGCCCGCGAGGTCAAGGGCCGCGCGGACCTGCCGATCATCGTGCTCTCGGCGATCGACGCCGGCGACAGCAAGGCGGACCTCCTCGACGAGGTCGCCGAGGACTATGTCACGAAGCCGTACCACTATCCGGAGCTTCGGGCGCGGATCAACCGTGTCCTCCGGCGCCTCGGCGATCGGGTGCCGCGCGGCCGGCTCGTCCTCGGTCCCGACCTCGCCCTCGAGCTTCACCGGCGCGAGGCGGTCGTCCGCGGGACGACGGTCGCGCTCACGCCGACCGAATCCCGGCTCCTCTATGCGCTCGCCGCGAATCTGGGTCGGACGGTCGCGACGGAGACACTCCTCGCCCGCGGCTGGGCCGAGACCGAGGATGCCGACCCTTCGTATGTCTGGGTGACGATGCGCAGGCTCCGCCAGAAGATCGAGGCCGATGCGAACCGGCCGCGGCACCTCATCACCGTGCGCGGTGTGGGCTATCGGCTCATGACCGGCGACGACGCGGAGACGGACGCCCGATGA
- a CDS encoding glucosyl-3-phosphoglycerate synthase has product MTTRSPLPVRILIPVANPATAEELIRLGAGLLEPRGGELTALGIVEVPEGMPLSEGATRARHARRLLQRVLDFAPSGTPIHPIVRIGRHAAEGIVEAAAEQEADLLIFGWGGKASAGRESRATRAAAIARDASGQNDAAGPSPAAGSHSGSNSRDARGTVISPTIDEVVRESPCDIAVVKQRGAAEIRRILVPVRGGPHAELALRFADALARGHDAEVIALHLVPPGITLAVRAQAERALTAFVRQHVSGRVDARLREAVNVRNAILREAESVDLVVMGASAVPGAEGDGTAHLFGALPEAIAARARPTVIVVKTREPISHGTFEQLAGRAESLAAADRAAEEARAVPARVERWFGESNFHHAEFSDLRRLVALKEKLGVTVSLVLPTLDEEETIGPIVRRAIREMMGRVPLLDELLVIDSASTDRTREIAEAEGARVVQHPDVLARYGSFRGKGEALWKSLYETSGDIVVWADTDVRNWHPRMVYGTLGPLLHESRLQYVKGYYQRPIVEGGQLKEGGGGRVTELVARPLINLFFPELSGLIQPLAGEYAGRRSLLETIPFFTGYAVEIGHLIDVAERVGLEGLGQVDLERRIHRNQELEGLSRMSFVILQAVMKRLEERRKARLFAELGSTMKLPRSGRGRLGLEIIELADQERPPMIRIPEYLERRQAAGAAAPLVSTLR; this is encoded by the coding sequence ATGACGACCAGATCGCCGCTTCCGGTCCGCATCCTCATCCCGGTCGCGAATCCCGCGACGGCGGAGGAGCTCATCCGGCTCGGAGCCGGACTCCTCGAGCCGCGCGGCGGCGAGCTGACGGCGCTCGGCATCGTCGAGGTACCCGAGGGGATGCCCCTCTCGGAGGGCGCCACCCGGGCTCGCCACGCCCGCCGGCTCCTCCAGCGCGTCCTCGACTTCGCGCCGTCCGGCACGCCCATCCACCCGATCGTGCGGATCGGACGGCACGCCGCCGAGGGGATCGTGGAAGCGGCCGCCGAACAGGAGGCGGATCTCCTCATCTTCGGCTGGGGCGGCAAGGCGTCCGCCGGACGCGAGTCGCGCGCCACCCGCGCGGCCGCGATCGCCCGCGACGCGAGCGGCCAGAACGACGCGGCGGGCCCGAGCCCCGCGGCCGGCTCGCACAGCGGGTCGAACAGCCGCGACGCCCGCGGGACAGTCATCTCGCCGACGATCGACGAGGTCGTTCGTGAATCGCCGTGCGACATCGCGGTCGTCAAGCAGCGCGGCGCCGCCGAGATCCGACGAATCCTCGTGCCGGTCCGCGGCGGCCCCCACGCGGAGCTCGCCCTCCGCTTCGCCGACGCCCTCGCCCGCGGCCACGATGCCGAGGTCATCGCCCTCCACCTCGTCCCGCCCGGCATCACCCTCGCCGTCCGGGCCCAGGCGGAACGCGCCCTCACGGCGTTCGTCAGGCAGCACGTGTCCGGCCGCGTCGACGCCCGGCTCCGGGAGGCGGTCAACGTCCGGAACGCCATCCTCCGCGAGGCCGAGAGCGTGGACCTCGTGGTCATGGGCGCGTCGGCCGTCCCCGGCGCCGAGGGGGATGGCACGGCTCATCTCTTCGGCGCCCTCCCGGAGGCGATCGCCGCGCGCGCCCGGCCCACCGTCATCGTGGTCAAGACGCGCGAGCCCATCTCGCACGGGACGTTCGAGCAGCTCGCCGGTCGAGCCGAGTCGCTCGCGGCGGCGGATCGCGCCGCCGAGGAGGCCCGAGCCGTGCCCGCCCGCGTCGAGCGCTGGTTCGGCGAGTCGAACTTCCATCACGCCGAGTTCAGCGACCTGCGGCGGCTCGTGGCGCTCAAGGAGAAGCTCGGCGTGACGGTCAGCCTCGTCCTGCCGACGCTCGACGAGGAGGAGACGATCGGGCCGATCGTCCGCCGGGCGATCCGCGAGATGATGGGCCGCGTCCCGCTCCTCGACGAGCTCCTCGTCATCGACTCCGCGTCGACGGACCGGACCCGCGAGATCGCCGAGGCGGAGGGGGCGCGGGTCGTCCAGCATCCCGACGTCCTCGCCCGCTACGGCAGCTTTCGCGGCAAGGGCGAGGCCCTCTGGAAGTCGCTGTACGAGACGTCCGGCGACATCGTCGTCTGGGCGGACACGGATGTCCGCAACTGGCATCCGCGGATGGTGTACGGAACGCTCGGCCCGCTCCTCCACGAGTCTCGCCTGCAGTACGTGAAGGGCTACTACCAGCGCCCGATCGTCGAGGGCGGACAGCTCAAGGAGGGTGGTGGCGGACGGGTCACCGAGCTCGTCGCCCGACCGCTCATCAACCTCTTCTTCCCCGAGCTCTCCGGGCTCATCCAGCCGCTCGCCGGTGAATACGCCGGGCGGCGCTCGCTCCTCGAGACGATCCCGTTCTTCACCGGCTATGCCGTGGAGATCGGCCATCTCATCGACGTCGCCGAGCGCGTCGGCCTCGAGGGCCTCGGCCAGGTGGATCTCGAGCGGCGGATCCATCGGAACCAGGAGCTCGAGGGTCTGTCGCGGATGTCGTTCGTCATCCTCCAGGCGGTCATGAAGCGGCTCGAGGAACGGCGGAAGGCACGACTCTTCGCCGAGCTCGGGTCCACGATGAAGCTCCCTCGTTCGGGTCGCGGACGGCTCGGACTGGAGATCATCGAGCTCGCCGACCAGGAGCGCCCGCCGATGATCCGGATCCCCGAGTATCTCGAGCGACGACAGGCGGCTGGCGCAGCCGCACCGCTCGTCTCGACGCTGCGGTGA
- a CDS encoding glycosyl transferase family 2: protein MPASVLPPAVRDEIARIGRADIMVGIPSFKNAATIGYVVRAAQAGLVQYFPDLHPILVNADAGSPDGTARVVVETEPPDYIEEILLVQPRNRLARMSLTYPEIDGVGGKGAALRTIFEIAAALQVSALVVVDSDLRSILPEWVELLAGPILKGGYDFVAPLYARYKYDGTITNTVTYPLTRALYGHRIRQPIGGDFGVSGDLVRHYLAADGWTSDVSRFGIDIWMTTTALTGGFAVCQARLGAKVHDPKDPGADLGPMFRQVVGTILRLARAHADAWLPIRGSHPIPAYGFERLADPPPLEVNTLRLLSEFHAGALTMADSWAAMLATMNLEAVLTLANEAGELAAATQNRLGIGGGGEGTGSAAEGTSTLELAEALAAFHFPDDLWARIVYDLVVAARPADAPIERFVASLVPIYFGRVGSFIIENRQQTAEQAEERVEHQAREFELLKPYLVDRWSGADAAAEGT from the coding sequence ATGCCCGCGTCCGTCCTCCCGCCGGCCGTTCGCGACGAGATCGCCCGGATCGGCCGTGCCGACATCATGGTCGGCATCCCGAGCTTCAAGAACGCGGCGACGATCGGTTACGTCGTGCGGGCGGCCCAGGCCGGGCTCGTCCAGTACTTCCCGGACCTCCACCCGATCCTCGTCAACGCGGACGCCGGCTCGCCCGACGGGACGGCCCGGGTCGTCGTCGAGACGGAACCGCCGGACTACATCGAGGAGATCCTCCTCGTCCAGCCGAGGAATCGGCTCGCCCGGATGAGTCTCACCTACCCGGAGATCGACGGCGTCGGCGGCAAGGGCGCGGCGCTCCGGACGATCTTCGAGATCGCGGCCGCGCTGCAGGTCAGCGCCCTCGTCGTCGTGGACAGCGACCTCCGCTCGATCCTGCCGGAGTGGGTCGAGCTGCTCGCCGGCCCGATCCTCAAGGGTGGCTACGACTTCGTCGCCCCGCTCTACGCTCGCTACAAGTACGACGGCACGATCACGAACACCGTCACCTACCCGCTCACCCGGGCTCTCTATGGGCACCGCATCCGTCAGCCGATCGGTGGCGACTTCGGGGTGAGCGGCGACCTCGTCCGGCACTACCTCGCCGCGGACGGCTGGACGAGCGACGTGAGCCGCTTCGGCATCGACATCTGGATGACGACGACGGCTCTCACCGGCGGCTTCGCCGTGTGCCAGGCTCGCCTCGGGGCGAAGGTCCACGACCCGAAGGATCCGGGCGCCGATCTTGGACCGATGTTCCGCCAGGTCGTCGGCACGATCCTTCGACTCGCTCGCGCGCATGCCGACGCCTGGCTTCCGATCCGCGGCTCCCATCCGATCCCCGCCTACGGCTTCGAGCGGCTCGCCGATCCGCCGCCGCTCGAGGTGAACACCCTGCGCCTCCTGTCCGAGTTCCACGCCGGTGCCCTCACGATGGCCGACTCGTGGGCCGCCATGCTCGCGACGATGAATCTCGAGGCCGTCCTCACGCTCGCCAACGAGGCGGGCGAGCTCGCCGCGGCCACCCAGAACCGCCTCGGCATCGGTGGCGGCGGTGAGGGGACCGGCTCGGCCGCCGAGGGGACCTCCACGCTCGAGCTCGCCGAGGCGCTCGCTGCGTTCCATTTCCCGGACGACCTCTGGGCCCGCATCGTCTACGACCTCGTGGTCGCCGCCAGACCGGCCGACGCGCCGATCGAGCGGTTCGTCGCGTCGCTCGTCCCGATCTACTTCGGGCGGGTCGGCAGCTTCATCATCGAGAACCGCCAGCAGACGGCCGAGCAGGCGGAGGAGCGGGTCGAACACCAGGCCCGCGAGTTCGAGCTGCTCAAGCCGTACCTCGTGGATCGCTGGAGTGGAGCGGACGCAGCCGCCGAGGGCACATGA
- a CDS encoding SDR family oxidoreductase produces the protein MPGGTTRPGGPATDRPRPSAERPGPGPSADGSTPGRVVIVTGGASGIGLATAERFAADEAAVALVDRDAAGLDVAVATISAAGGTALGIVADVRVVADCERSVAAAVDRFGRLDALVNSAGVWVEGPSDTMTEDDWDRVVDVNLKGTFFMCRHAIPALERTGGCIVNVSSDAGLWGNREAAIYCASKGGVTVLTKALAVELAPRGIRANAVCPGDVDSPMIRYQADTFGGGDPDAYLAGLLTAYPQRPARFIRPSEVAELIHYLASPAAAPITGAALSIDFGLTAGY, from the coding sequence ATGCCCGGCGGCACGACACGACCCGGCGGACCGGCGACGGACAGACCGAGGCCGTCGGCGGAGAGACCGGGACCGGGACCGTCGGCCGACGGATCGACGCCCGGCCGGGTCGTCATCGTCACCGGCGGCGCGTCCGGGATCGGGCTCGCGACCGCGGAGCGATTCGCCGCGGACGAAGCCGCCGTCGCGCTCGTCGACCGCGACGCGGCCGGTCTGGACGTCGCCGTGGCCACGATCTCCGCCGCCGGAGGCACGGCGCTCGGGATCGTGGCGGACGTTCGGGTCGTGGCGGACTGCGAGCGGTCCGTCGCCGCAGCCGTCGACCGGTTCGGGCGGCTCGACGCCCTCGTCAACTCCGCTGGCGTCTGGGTCGAGGGACCGTCGGACACGATGACCGAGGACGATTGGGATCGCGTCGTCGACGTGAACCTCAAGGGCACATTCTTCATGTGCCGGCATGCGATCCCGGCGCTCGAGCGGACCGGCGGCTGTATCGTCAATGTCTCATCGGACGCCGGACTGTGGGGCAACAGGGAGGCCGCGATCTACTGCGCATCCAAGGGCGGCGTGACGGTCCTCACGAAGGCGCTCGCAGTCGAGCTCGCGCCCCGTGGCATCCGGGCGAACGCGGTCTGCCCGGGCGACGTCGACTCCCCGATGATCCGGTATCAGGCCGATACGTTCGGCGGGGGCGATCCGGACGCCTATCTCGCCGGCCTCCTCACCGCATATCCGCAGCGACCGGCGCGCTTCATCCGCCCGTCGGAGGTCGCCGAGCTCATCCACTACCTCGCTTCGCCGGCGGCGGCACCGATCACCGGCGCGGCGCTCTCGATCGACTTCGGGCTCACGGCGGGCTACTGA
- a CDS encoding SDR family oxidoreductase encodes MATVHGDDVIRGDDAIRSDDAIRGDFTDRGEFAGRVALVTGAGSAGGIGFAAARLLARRGATVAIAATTARIHDRVAELRATGCSASGHVGNLISAGVAERVVVEAVAAHGRLDILVNNAGMIAVGEDEVSRDFLELTHEEWDRGIAQNLRIPFAVTRAALPSIVAAGGGRVVFVSSVTGPLVSNPASTVYSAAKAGIMGLVRGLAIEMGPQGVTVNAVLPGWIASGSQLPEEAVGGEHTPLGRSGTPDEVASAIVFLASTGASYITGQGIVVDGGNTIQEFKGPKAAWY; translated from the coding sequence ATGGCGACCGTGCACGGCGACGACGTGATCCGAGGCGACGACGCGATCCGAAGCGACGACGCGATCCGCGGCGACTTCACTGATCGTGGCGAGTTCGCCGGGCGGGTCGCCCTTGTCACGGGTGCCGGGAGCGCCGGCGGCATCGGATTCGCCGCCGCGCGACTCCTCGCACGACGCGGAGCGACCGTGGCGATCGCCGCGACGACGGCCCGCATCCACGATCGGGTCGCGGAGCTCCGGGCCACCGGCTGCAGCGCATCCGGGCATGTCGGCAACCTCATCTCGGCGGGCGTCGCCGAGCGGGTCGTCGTCGAGGCGGTCGCCGCCCACGGCAGGCTCGACATCCTCGTCAACAACGCGGGGATGATCGCCGTCGGCGAGGACGAGGTGTCACGCGACTTCCTCGAACTCACCCACGAGGAGTGGGACCGTGGCATTGCCCAGAACCTCCGCATTCCGTTCGCGGTGACCCGGGCCGCGCTCCCGTCCATCGTCGCCGCAGGCGGCGGTCGCGTCGTCTTCGTCTCGTCCGTCACCGGCCCGCTCGTCAGCAATCCGGCCTCGACCGTGTACAGCGCGGCGAAGGCCGGCATCATGGGGCTGGTCCGCGGGCTCGCCATCGAGATGGGGCCGCAGGGCGTGACGGTGAACGCCGTCCTCCCCGGCTGGATCGCGTCCGGTTCGCAGCTCCCCGAAGAGGCGGTCGGCGGCGAGCACACCCCGCTCGGCCGGTCCGGGACCCCGGACGAGGTCGCCTCGGCCATCGTGTTCCTCGCCTCCACGGGGGCGAGCTACATCACCGGCCAGGGCATCGTCGTGGACGGCGGGAACACGATCCAGGAGTTCAAGGGGCCGAAGGCGGCGTGGTACTGA